The genomic region ATCGCCCGCCCCATGGCGACGCGCTGGCGTTGACCGCCAGAAAGCGCGCGCGGCTTGCGGTCGAGATAGGGCTCGATCTCGAGCATGCGCGCGGCCTCGGCGACGCGTGCATCGATCTCGGCCTTCGGCGTCTTCCGGTTCTTCAGGCCATAGGCGAGGTTCTCATAGACCGTCATGTGCGGGTAGAGCGCATAGTTCTGGAAGACCATGGCGATGTCGCGTTCGACCGGCTCGATCGCGTTCACGACGCGACCGCCGATCGAAACGGTGCCGGCACTCATCGTCTCCAGTCCCGCGACCATGCGCAACAGCGTGGACTTGCCGCAGCCGGACGGTCCGACGAGTACGATGAACTCGCCGTCGGCGATATCGATCGAGACGGATTTCACCGCCTCGACGCCGCCGGCATAGATCTTGCGGACATCGCGGATTTCGATAGCGGCCATGTCACTTCTCCGTTTCGGTGAGGCCCCGGATGAAGAGGCGCTGCATGAGGATGACGACGAGAACGGGCGGCAGCATCGCCAGGATGGCGCCGGCCATGACCAGGTGCCATTGAACCTCGCCGTCCTGGACGGCGACCATGCGCTTCAGCCCCATCATCAGCGTGTAGTAGCCAGGATCGGTAGTAACCAGCAGCGGCCAGAGATACTGGATCCAGCCGTAGATGAAGAGGATGACGCAGAGGGCGGCGATGTTGGTGCGGCTCAAGGGCAGCAGGATGTCGCGGAAAAACTTAAGCGGGCCCGACCCATCGACACGCGCGGCCTCCATGAGCTCGTCCGGCACCGTCATGAAGAATTGCCGGAAGAGAAAGGTGGCGGTCGCCGAGGCGATTAGCGGCACCGTGAGACCGGGATAGGAATTCAGCATGCCGAGGTCGGCCACCACCTTGTAGGTCGGAATGATGCGCACCTCGACCGGAAGCATCAGCGTGATGAAGATGATCCAGAAGGCAAGGAGGCGGAAGCGGAAGCGGAAATAAACGATGGCGAAGGCCGAGAGGATCGAGATCACGATCTTACCGAAGGTGATGATCAGCGCCATGCCGAGCGAATTCAGCGCCATTAGCATGTAGGACGGCAGGCCGTTGGCGGCCGAGCTGGCGCTCAACACCTGCGTATAGTTCTCGATGAAATGGCCGCCGGGCAGCAGCGGGATCATGCCGCCGACCAGCATTTCGCGCGTGTGGGTGGACGCGATGAAGGCGACATAGACAGGGAAGGCAACGAGCACGACACCGGCGACGAGCACCAGATGCGTCAGGAAGGTGAGAAACGGGCGGTTTTCGACCATCGCCATCGCCTCAATATTGCACGCGCCGCTCGACATAGCGGAACTGGATTACGGTGAGCACCACGACGATCAGCATTAGCAGCACCGACTGGGCCGAGGACGAGCCGAGGTTGAGACCGAGATATCCGTCGTTATAGACTTTATAGACGAGGATAGTGGTCGCCTGGGCCGGGCCGCCTGCCGTGGTGGCATCGACGATGGCGAACGTGTCGAACATCGTGTAGTTGACGTTGACGATGAAGAGAAAAAAGGTGGTGGGCGACAAGAGCGGCAGGACGATCGTGAAGAACCGCTTGACCGGGCCGGAGCCATCGATCGCCGCGGCCTCGATCAGCGAATGCGGCACGGATTGAAGACCGGCGAGGAAGAACAGGAAATTGTAGGAAACCTGCTTCCAGGCGGCGGCGATGACGATCAGGATCATCGCATGCGTGCCGTTCAGATTGTGGTCCCACCGGATGCCGAGCTGACCGAGGAAATAGGCAAGCACGCCGGTCGTCGAATTGAACAGGAACCACCAGAGCAAACCCGCGATCACCGGCGCCACGGCATAGGGCCAGACGAGAAGCGTCGTATAGACGCGTCCACTTCTCACAAGGCGATTGACCGCTACCGCAAGGGCGAGACCGAGGGCCATCGAGAGCGCGGTCACGGCGACGGCGAAGACCGCCGTGCGCCCGAGCGAGTCGAGATAGAGCGGATCCTTGAGAAGCCGGGCATAGTGCTGAAAGCCGACGAAGCTTGCCGACAGCCCGAACGGGTCCTCCCGCTCGAAGGACGATTTCACCGCCTGCCCCGCGGGCCAGATGAAGAACACGAGCGTGATGACGAGTTGAGGCGCCAGAAGCAGATAGGGCAGCACCCGGTTCGGAAAGATCGTGCGTTTCGTGTCCATCGTAGACTTTCGCTTCGGCCCGCCAGAAGGCGAAATGCGGGGAGCCGGCGATATCGCCGGCTCCCCGTCGGTAAGGTGCAACCTTAGTTAGCCGCTTCGAACTCGCGCAGCAGTTCGTTGCCGCGCTTGACGGCGGAATCGAGCGCGTCCTGAGCGGTCTTGGTGCCGGCGAGCAGCGCCTGGAATTCCTCGTCGAGGATGGCGCGTGCCTGGGTCAGATTGCCGAAGCGTACACCCTTCGAGTTTACCGAGGGCGTGCCGCGGGTGATCTGCTGGATCGCCACGTCGGAACCAGGGTTCTTCTCGTAGTAGCCCTGCTTCTGGCCGAGCTCGTAAACCGCATTGGTGATCGGCAGATAGCCGGTGGACTGATGCCAGTCGGCTTGGAGCTCAGGCTGCGACAGATAGGTGAAGAACTTCGCGACACCCTTGTAGACGTCGTCGTTCTGACCGTTCAGAACCCACAGCGTCGCACCGCCGATGATCGAGTTCTTCGGCTCCTTGGTTAGGTCATCGTAGTAGGGAAGCGGCGCGAAACCGGGCGTGAAGTCCTTGGCGTTTTTGATGACGCCGGCGCGACCGGCCGAGGAGTTCATCGTCATGGCGCATTCCTGCGCGTAGAACTTCGTGGCGGCATCGTCACCGCCGACCGGGCCGCCGTACTGGAACAGGCCTTCGTCTGCCCATTTCTTCAAGTTGCCCCAGTGCTTGACCTGGACCGGGCCGTTGAAGGTGAATTCCGTCCCTGTGCCGCCGAAGCCGTTTTCCAGAGTGCCGAAAGGCTGGTCGTGGATGGCGGAAAGGTTTTCCGTCTGGATCCAGGTGATCCACGCGCTGGTGAAGCCGCACTTCGCTGCGCCGGAGGTGACGATCTTGCGGGAGAAGTCCTCGACTTCGGCCCAGGTCTTCGGAGCGACTTCGGGATCGAGGCCGGCTTTCTTGAAGACGTCCTTGTTGTAATAAAGGATCGGCGTCGAGGAGTTGAACGGCATCGAGAGGATGTTGCCCTCGGTATCGGTGTAATAACCGACGACCGGTGCGATGAAGGACTTGGGATCGAAGGCTTCGCCCTGATCGGCCATCAGCTTGTAGACCGGATAGACCGCACCCTTGGCAGCCATCATCGTGCCGGTTCCGACTTCGAAGACCTGCACGATGGCCGGTTGCTCTCCGGCGCGGAAGGCGGCGATCGTCGCCGTCAGCGTCTCGGGATAGGTTCCTTTGTAGACCGGCTTCACAACATAGTCGGTCTGGCTTTCGTTGAACTTCGTGGCGATCGCCTCGAGCTTCTGCCCGAGCTCGGCGCCCATGGCATGCCACCATGTGATTTCAGTCGCCGCGAGCGACGAGGATGCCGAAAGCGCCAGCATGAAACCGGCAGTGATGAAGTTCCTGATCATGGTCGATTGCCCTCTCCACCTTCGTTAGGAATGGCAGTGGACTAGTAACCTTCGATGACAGTGAGGTAACGCTTTTGTGTCGACAAGATTACAATTTTGCCCGTTTGGTCAAAATGCATCCGGCAGATGCCGCGGCCAGCGCCAGGGGGTTACGGCGACAATATCGTAGCGGACGGAGAGACGGTGAAAATCCGCCTGGCGCGACAGCCAGATATCGCTCGCAGCCCTGATCCGCCGCTGCGCCGTGTCGGAGACGGCGAAGACCGCCTCGTCGAAGCCGCGGCGAGCCTTCACTTCGACGCAGGCGACGAGATCGCCGCGACGGGCGATGATGTCGATCTCGCCGAGCTTGGTGCGGTAACGCATCGCCACGATGCGATAGCCTTTGAGCATCAGGCAGAGCGCCGCGCGGTATTCGGCGACGTGACCGCGCTTCAAGGCGTTCAGCTTGCGACTGTCCGGCTGATCAACCTTCATCGCGTTCCTTGCGAGCGAGAAGCCGGTCGTAGAGTTCCTTGCGGGGCAGTCCGGTCCGCCGGGCGGCTTCCGTTGCGGCCTTGCCCATCGGCATGTCTTGTGAAAGCGCGCTCAAGAGAGCGTCCACATCCGCTTCCTTTGGAACCGGCTTCGCGTCCGGCGGACCGACGACCAGAACGATTTCGCCCTTTGCGTTCGCGCCGTCGGCGTAGAAGGCGCTGAGCTCGCCGAGCGTGCCACGGCGGAATTCCTCGAACGCCTTCGTCAGCTCGCGGCAGACGGCCGCTTTCCTCTCCGTACCAAGAACATCCGCGGCGGCGACGAGCGTTGCCGCGATCCGATGCGGTGACTCGAAGAAGAGCAGCGTCGCCGGCACCGCGGCAAGCTCGCCGAGCCGGTCGCGCCTCGCCTTGTCCTTTACCGGCAAAAAGCCCGCAAAAAGGAAAGCATCGCTCGGAAGGCCCGAGCCGACGAGGGCCGCAAGGGGAGCCGATGCCCCCGGGATCGGCACGACCCGATGGCCGGCCTCAATCGCCTGCTGCGCCAGGCGATAGCCGGGATCGGAGACGAGCGGCGTGCCGGCATCGGAGACAAGCGCCACCGATTTGCCCTCGCCGAGCGCCGCCAGCAGCCGCGGACCGGCCTCCTCGGCATTGTGCTCGTGATAGGAAAAGGGACGATTGACGATGCCGTAGCGATCAAGCAGCACGCGGGTGACACGCGTGTCCTCGCAGGCGAGAACGTCGGCACCGGCAAGCGTCTCGAGGGCTCTGAGGGTAATGTCGGAGAGATTGCCGATCGGCGTCGCAACGAAATAGAGCGCCGGCTCCAGCGGACGCGCCGGTATGCTCGCATTGTGCAGCCGGTAGCTGCGCTGTTTCTCCCTGTCCGCCGCTTCGGCCATTTCGTGTTTTCCAATTGCTTATCTTCCCGCCCGCCATGCCCGTCGTGCTGGCTTCGGCCTTTATGGGCGAGCTGATGGCTTGAGGCAAGGACGGGTCGCGGCGGCACCCTTGTGCAATTGGGGAAACTCCCGGCGAAACCCCTTGCTTTTGCGGCTCTCTTTCTGCCATTTTGCCCGTCCACATCCTTCCGGCCGATCGGCCGGGACACTCGCAGTTGACGCCGCGGCGGGTTCGCCCGCCGGGCAATGGTTGAAAGCGGTAGCATCCCATGCGCATTACTCTCGAGCGGTCCAATCTCCTGAAATCGCTGAACCATGTTCACCGCGTGGTCGAACGGCGAAACACGATCCCGATCCTCTCGAACGTGCTGCTGCGCTCCGACGGAGCGAGCCTCGAAATGAAGGCAACCGATCTCGATCTCGAGATCACCGAGGCGACGCCGGCGCAGGTAGAACAGGCGGGCGCCACCACCGTTCCGGCACACCTCCTCTACGATATTGTCCGTAAGCTCCCCGACGGGGCCGAAGTGCTGCTTGCGACCAATGCCGAAGGCACGGCGATGACGGTGGCCTCCGGCCGCTCGAAGTTTTCGCTGCAGTGCCTGCCGCAATCGGATTTCCCCGACCTGACGGCCGGAAGCTTCTCGCATTCCTTCCGGCTGAAGGCGACGGACCTCAAGATGCTGATCGACCGGACGCAGTTCGCGATCTCGACGGAGGAGACCCGGTATTACCTCAACGGCATTTTCATGCACACAGTCGAGGACAAGGGACAGCTGAAACTGCGCGCGGTTGCGACCGACGGCCATCGCCTTGCCCGCGCCGACGTCGAGGCTCCGGCGGGTTCGGAAGGCATGCCGGGCATCATCATTCCGCGCAAGACCGTCAGCGAGTTGCAGAAGCTGCTCGACAACCCCGACATCGTCGTGACGGTCGAAGTCTCGGACGCCAAGATCCGCTTGACGATCGGTTCGATCATCATGACCTCGAAACTGATCGATGGCACCTTCCCCGACTACCAGCGGGTGATCCCGGCCAACAACGAGAAGGAACTGCGCGTCGATTGCCAGTCCTTTGCCCAGGCTGTCGATCGCGTCTCGACCATTTCGTCCGAGCGCGGCCGCGCGGTGAAGCTTGCGCTCACGGACGGACAGATGACGCTGACGGTCAACAATCCGGATTCAGGCAGTGCTACGGAAGAACTGCCGGTCGGCTACGAAAGCGATCCTCTGGAAATCGGCTTCAACGCCAAATACCTGCTCGACATCACCGCCCAGCTCACCGGCAACGACGCGGTCTTCATGCTCGCCGATCCCGGTTCGCCGACGCTTGTGCGTGATCTTGCCGCCGAGGACGCGCTTTACGTCCTGATGCCGATGCGCGTGTGAGGGTTCGCTTCGACCGCGGCATGAAAAGCTGACCCGCCGACACTGGACGGCGGGTTCTTTATGAAACGTATGGTCGCGCATTGTTGATAAGCTGTCGCATTTAGACGCAGACAGACTTGTTTTTGCCGCAGATGGGAGCACATTATGCCCCATGTGATTGCGCGACCCTGCCGAATCAGAACATTGCGTGGGCGGCGCGCGACCAAAAATGAGAATGATTTTGCGAGGGGGTTCGATGAGATTGCGCTTGAAGGTGAAGGAAAAGTTCGGCCGGAAGTTCGACGAGGAAATCCGCTTCTTCAAGGGCTGGATGAGCAACACCCGTGCCGTCGGAGCGATCCTGCCAACCTCCTCTTTCACGGCGCGACGGATGGCGAGCGTGGTCAATCCCCACTCAGGCCTGCCGGTGCTCGAACTCGGCCCCGGAACCGGCGTGATCACCAAGGCGATCCTCGAGCGCGGCGTCGCGCCGGAAAAACTGGTCTCCGTCGAATATTCGACTGATTTCTTCAATCAGCTGAAGGCCCGTTTCGCCGGCGTGCAGTTCATCAACGGCGACGCATTCGATCTCGAACACACGCTTGGATCGCTGAAGGACCGGCAATTCGACAGCGTCGTGTCCGCTGTCCCGCTGTTGAACTTTCCGATGCACCGCCGCGTCGAACTCATCGAAGACCTGCTTTCGCGCATCCCGGTCGGACGACCCGTCGTGCAGATTTCCTATGGCGCGCTTTCGCCCGTCGTTGCCATGCCCGATCGCTACAGCATCCAGCATCTCGACTTCGTCGTGCGCAACATTCCGCCCGCTCAGCTCTGGGTCTATCGCAAGGCGCATTGAGGGCGTCGCGTGTTCGGCGTTTATCTCACCCATCCACAAGTCAAGATCGACCCGGCAATCGCCGTGCCGAAATGGGGACTGTCCGAGCTCGGCAGAGATCGCACCCGCGCGGCGGCTTCGAACCCGTGGGTCCGCTCCCTCGGCCGCATCATATCCAGCGATGAGACGAAGGCCCTGGAGACCGCGGCCATACTGGCGCATGCCGCAGGCATCCCGGTTGAGACAGACGAAGAGATGGGTGAGAACGACCGCTCCGCGACAGGCTTCCTGCCGCCACAGGCGTTCGAGGAGGCCGCCGACTGGTTTTTCGCCCACCCGAACGAAAGCTTCAAAGGGTGGGAGCGGGCGATCGATGCGCAGACGCGCATCTGGAACGCGGTTTCCTACATTCTCGATCGCCACGACCCGGCTGTCCCGATCGCCTTCGTCGGCCATGGCGGCGTCGGGACGCTGCTCAAATGCCGCATGACCGGCACGGCGATCGCGCGCGATGCCGACCAGCCCGCGGGGGGCGGCAACCTCTTTGCTTTTCGCCTTGCGGATCGCGCCGTCACATGCGACTGGACGCCAATGGAATTCTGGCAGGGGTGAGCTCGACATGACCATGAGCGCGCGCGACCGGCTGATCGTCGGCCTTGATCTTCCGACGGTCGCCGAGGCGGAAAAGATCGTCTCGTCACTTGGCGACAGCATCGTCTTCTACAAGATCGGCTACCAGCTCGCCTTTGCCGGCGGGCTCGAATTCGCGCGCGACCTCGCCGCAAGCGGCAGGAAGGTCTTCCTCGACATGAAGCTGCTCGACATCGACAACACGGTGGCGAAGGGCGTCGAGAACATCGCCAAGATGGGCATGTCGATGCTGACGCTGCATGCCTATCCGAAGGCGATGAAGGCGGCGGTCGAGGCGGCGCGCGGATCCGACCTCTGCCTGCTCGGCGTTACGGTCCTCACCTCGATGGACGAGCAGGACGTCATCGATGCCGGTTACGAATACGATCCGCACACGCTGGTGCTGCGCCGCGCCGAACAGGCGCGTGCCGCGGGAATGGGCGGCATCGTCTGCTCTGCCGAGGAGGCTGCGGCTGTGCGCAAGATCATCGGAACGGACATGGCGCTCGTCACGCCCGGCATCCGGCCGGCCGGCGCCGACAAGGGCGACCAGAAGCGCGTAATGACGCCGGCTGAAGCGCTTCGCGCCGGATCGAGCCATCTCGTCGTCGCGCGGCCGATCGTCCAGGCCGCGGAGCCGTTGACTGCCGCCCGCGCGATATTGTCCGAGATGGAGAGCGCGGCTTCCGCTTGATCTGCAGGCGCCGGAGGAAGGCTCTCCGGCTATTTTGCAACCTTCCTTCCGTGGGCGAGAAGCTACGCTTGACGTTGACCGCGAATTGCCGGAAGTAACGATCCCGTCTGTGTATTCTACCGAAAGACGAGGAGCTTATCATGGCCAAGGGATATTGGATCGCTCGGGTCGATATACGGGACCCTGAGCGCTACAAGGACTATGTCGCGGCGGCAAAGCCGGCCTTCGAGAAATACGGCGCCAAGTTCCTCGCGCGCGGCGGCGAGTTCCGCCGGCTGGAAGGCGCCGTTCGCGCCCGCAACGTCGTCATCGAGTTCCCTTCGCTTGAGGCCGCCGTCGACTGTTACAACTCGCCCGAATACCAGATTGCCGCAGCCATCCGCCAGGAAGTTGCCGACGCCGAGATGGTGGTGGTGGAAGGCGTCTGACGCCCGCAGAAGGCGTCACGAAAGCACCCGAGCAGCCATGTGGATTGGCCTTCACCTCGCCTGCCGCATGGGCTATGTAGCAAGCAATTCTTCCCAATGATATCAGGAGTGCGCTTCCCATGACCTTGTCCAACCTTCCGCCGCTGGTGACGATTTTCGGCGGATCCGGATTTGTCGGCCGTCATGTGGTGCGCGCGCTCGCCAAGCGCGGCTATCGCATTCGTGTCGCGGTCCGCCGGCCTGACCTCGCTGGTCATCTCCAGCCGCTCGGGAATGTCGGCCAGATTTCCTTCGTCCAGGCCAATCTGCGCTATCGCAAATCGGTCGACCGCGCCGTCGAAGGTGCCGACCATGTGATCAACTGTGTCGGCATCCTGTTCCAGAGCGGCCGCAACACGTTCGACGCGGTTCAGGATTTCGGTGCGCGGGCGGTCGCCGAAGCGGCACGGGCAGCCGGGGCGACACTGACCCACATCTCGGCGATCGGGGCCGACGCCAAGTCCGAGTCGAGCTATGCCCGCACCAAGGGCCGCGCCGAGGCTGCGATCCTCGAAACGCTTCCCGAAGCGATCATCCTGCGGCCGTCGATCATTTTCGGACCTGAGGACGGCTTCTTCAACAAGTTCGCCGAAATGGCCCGGTTTTCGCCGTTCCTGCCGCTCGTCGGCGGCGGTCGCACGAAGTTTCAGCCGGTCTATGTGACCGACGTCGCCGAAGCGGTCGCCCGCGCCGTCGACGGCACGATCGAGAAAGGCAAGATCTACGAGCTCGGCGGACCGCAGGTCCTGTCGTTCCGCGAATGTCTCGAGCTCATGCTGAAGACGATCGACCGCAAGCGCCGCCTCATCTCGCTGCCCTTCGGCATCGCTTCGTTGATGGGTAGGGTCGCGTCGCTAGTGCCGTTCATCACGCCGCCGATCACGGCGGATCAGGTAGTGTTGCTCAAATCCGACAATGTCGTCTCCGCACGAGCCGAATCCGAGGGACGCACGCTCGCTGGAATCGGCATCAAACCGACGATGCTCGATTCGATCCTGCCGAGCTATTTGGTGCGCTATCGCCCGCATGGGCAGTATCAGCGCGGCGGAAGAGCGGCCTGACATCTCACCTTCCGGATCTTCGCTTGCGACCGCTGGCTCTGCCGGCGGTTTTTGTTTGTTGCAATGACGCAACAGCGTTGCAGTTCTGCCGCAGTTGCAAAACACGAATAGCATTTACCGCAGATTCAGCATGTCCTGATATTGATCATGACATGTCCAGCGAATAAACACCCCTCGCGCCACATCGCTCGGCGAGCGCAGTCGGTGCCAACATCACACTCGAAAGGCATAACGTCCCATGGGCAAGTCGATCGCAATCTTTTTTGCGTCTGCGGCACTGATCATTCTGGCTGGCTCGTTCATGGCTCCGAGCACCGTGGCAAGCAGCAGCAAGGGATGCGCGCCCGCCTATGGCGTCGACCCCTGCACGACGGCGTCGATCGAGTTTTCCGGCGAGTAAGCCGGCACCTGTCGCATAAAGCGTAGCTGTCCTCCAAGAGATGGACGGCACTGCGGCGGTGATATTTTAGTTTTGGCGGGGGCCAGGGAGCCGCATGCGTTTCGAAAGAGCGCATGCGGCTTTATTTTTTGGCTTATCCAAGAAGCCAAAGGCCGATGAGGCCGGCGACCCCGATGATGATCCGCCAGATCGCGAAGGGCGTGAAGCCGCGGTGCGAGACGAAATCGAGCAGCGAGCGAACGACGAACACCCCAGCCACGAAGGCGGCGATGAAGCCGGCCGCAATCAGCGTCACATCGTCGAAGGACAGAGCGTCGCGGTTCTTATAGAGATCGATGGTGAAGGCACCGACCATCGTCGGCATGGCGAGAAAGAAGGAAAACTCCGCCGCAGAACGCTTGTCGGTTCCCATCAGCAGAGCACCGGCAATCGTGGCGCCGGAACGCGACGTGCCTGGAATCATCGCAAGGCATTGGAAGAGGCCGATCTTGAAGGCGAGCGACGGCGGATAGTCCATCACGTCGGTGTAGCGCGGCTTCAGCGGCAGCTGGTCGATCGCATAGAGGACGAGGCCGCCGACGATCAGCACGATGCAGATAAGCATCGGTGTTTCAA from Sinorhizobium garamanticum harbors:
- the ugpE gene encoding sn-glycerol-3-phosphate ABC transporter permease UgpE gives rise to the protein MVENRPFLTFLTHLVLVAGVVLVAFPVYVAFIASTHTREMLVGGMIPLLPGGHFIENYTQVLSASSAANGLPSYMLMALNSLGMALIITFGKIVISILSAFAIVYFRFRFRLLAFWIIFITLMLPVEVRIIPTYKVVADLGMLNSYPGLTVPLIASATATFLFRQFFMTVPDELMEAARVDGSGPLKFFRDILLPLSRTNIAALCVILFIYGWIQYLWPLLVTTDPGYYTLMMGLKRMVAVQDGEVQWHLVMAGAILAMLPPVLVVILMQRLFIRGLTETEK
- the ugpA gene encoding sn-glycerol-3-phosphate ABC transporter permease UgpA: MDTKRTIFPNRVLPYLLLAPQLVITLVFFIWPAGQAVKSSFEREDPFGLSASFVGFQHYARLLKDPLYLDSLGRTAVFAVAVTALSMALGLALAVAVNRLVRSGRVYTTLLVWPYAVAPVIAGLLWWFLFNSTTGVLAYFLGQLGIRWDHNLNGTHAMILIVIAAAWKQVSYNFLFFLAGLQSVPHSLIEAAAIDGSGPVKRFFTIVLPLLSPTTFFLFIVNVNYTMFDTFAIVDATTAGGPAQATTILVYKVYNDGYLGLNLGSSSAQSVLLMLIVVVLTVIQFRYVERRVQY
- the ugpB gene encoding sn-glycerol-3-phosphate ABC transporter substrate-binding protein UgpB translates to MIRNFITAGFMLALSASSSLAATEITWWHAMGAELGQKLEAIATKFNESQTDYVVKPVYKGTYPETLTATIAAFRAGEQPAIVQVFEVGTGTMMAAKGAVYPVYKLMADQGEAFDPKSFIAPVVGYYTDTEGNILSMPFNSSTPILYYNKDVFKKAGLDPEVAPKTWAEVEDFSRKIVTSGAAKCGFTSAWITWIQTENLSAIHDQPFGTLENGFGGTGTEFTFNGPVQVKHWGNLKKWADEGLFQYGGPVGGDDAATKFYAQECAMTMNSSAGRAGVIKNAKDFTPGFAPLPYYDDLTKEPKNSIIGGATLWVLNGQNDDVYKGVAKFFTYLSQPELQADWHQSTGYLPITNAVYELGQKQGYYEKNPGSDVAIQQITRGTPSVNSKGVRFGNLTQARAILDEEFQALLAGTKTAQDALDSAVKRGNELLREFEAAN
- a CDS encoding YraN family protein, encoding MKVDQPDSRKLNALKRGHVAEYRAALCLMLKGYRIVAMRYRTKLGEIDIIARRGDLVACVEVKARRGFDEAVFAVSDTAQRRIRAASDIWLSRQADFHRLSVRYDIVAVTPWRWPRHLPDAF
- the rsmI gene encoding 16S rRNA (cytidine(1402)-2'-O)-methyltransferase, whose protein sequence is MAEAADREKQRSYRLHNASIPARPLEPALYFVATPIGNLSDITLRALETLAGADVLACEDTRVTRVLLDRYGIVNRPFSYHEHNAEEAGPRLLAALGEGKSVALVSDAGTPLVSDPGYRLAQQAIEAGHRVVPIPGASAPLAALVGSGLPSDAFLFAGFLPVKDKARRDRLGELAAVPATLLFFESPHRIAATLVAAADVLGTERKAAVCRELTKAFEEFRRGTLGELSAFYADGANAKGEIVLVVGPPDAKPVPKEADVDALLSALSQDMPMGKAATEAARRTGLPRKELYDRLLARKERDEG
- the dnaN gene encoding DNA polymerase III subunit beta; translated protein: MRITLERSNLLKSLNHVHRVVERRNTIPILSNVLLRSDGASLEMKATDLDLEITEATPAQVEQAGATTVPAHLLYDIVRKLPDGAEVLLATNAEGTAMTVASGRSKFSLQCLPQSDFPDLTAGSFSHSFRLKATDLKMLIDRTQFAISTEETRYYLNGIFMHTVEDKGQLKLRAVATDGHRLARADVEAPAGSEGMPGIIIPRKTVSELQKLLDNPDIVVTVEVSDAKIRLTIGSIIMTSKLIDGTFPDYQRVIPANNEKELRVDCQSFAQAVDRVSTISSERGRAVKLALTDGQMTLTVNNPDSGSATEELPVGYESDPLEIGFNAKYLLDITAQLTGNDAVFMLADPGSPTLVRDLAAEDALYVLMPMRV
- the pmtA gene encoding phospholipid N-methyltransferase PmtA, which gives rise to MRLRLKVKEKFGRKFDEEIRFFKGWMSNTRAVGAILPTSSFTARRMASVVNPHSGLPVLELGPGTGVITKAILERGVAPEKLVSVEYSTDFFNQLKARFAGVQFINGDAFDLEHTLGSLKDRQFDSVVSAVPLLNFPMHRRVELIEDLLSRIPVGRPVVQISYGALSPVVAMPDRYSIQHLDFVVRNIPPAQLWVYRKAH
- a CDS encoding histidine phosphatase family protein, producing the protein MFGVYLTHPQVKIDPAIAVPKWGLSELGRDRTRAAASNPWVRSLGRIISSDETKALETAAILAHAAGIPVETDEEMGENDRSATGFLPPQAFEEAADWFFAHPNESFKGWERAIDAQTRIWNAVSYILDRHDPAVPIAFVGHGGVGTLLKCRMTGTAIARDADQPAGGGNLFAFRLADRAVTCDWTPMEFWQG
- the pyrF gene encoding orotidine-5'-phosphate decarboxylase, which translates into the protein MTMSARDRLIVGLDLPTVAEAEKIVSSLGDSIVFYKIGYQLAFAGGLEFARDLAASGRKVFLDMKLLDIDNTVAKGVENIAKMGMSMLTLHAYPKAMKAAVEAARGSDLCLLGVTVLTSMDEQDVIDAGYEYDPHTLVLRRAEQARAAGMGGIVCSAEEAAAVRKIIGTDMALVTPGIRPAGADKGDQKRVMTPAEALRAGSSHLVVARPIVQAAEPLTAARAILSEMESAASA
- a CDS encoding DUF1330 domain-containing protein; the protein is MAKGYWIARVDIRDPERYKDYVAAAKPAFEKYGAKFLARGGEFRRLEGAVRARNVVIEFPSLEAAVDCYNSPEYQIAAAIRQEVADAEMVVVEGV
- a CDS encoding complex I NDUFA9 subunit family protein, which produces MTLSNLPPLVTIFGGSGFVGRHVVRALAKRGYRIRVAVRRPDLAGHLQPLGNVGQISFVQANLRYRKSVDRAVEGADHVINCVGILFQSGRNTFDAVQDFGARAVAEAARAAGATLTHISAIGADAKSESSYARTKGRAEAAILETLPEAIILRPSIIFGPEDGFFNKFAEMARFSPFLPLVGGGRTKFQPVYVTDVAEAVARAVDGTIEKGKIYELGGPQVLSFRECLELMLKTIDRKRRLISLPFGIASLMGRVASLVPFITPPITADQVVLLKSDNVVSARAESEGRTLAGIGIKPTMLDSILPSYLVRYRPHGQYQRGGRAA
- a CDS encoding undecaprenyl-diphosphate phosphatase, which produces MADQSIISALVLGLVEGLTEFIPVSSTAHVLLAGHFLGFRSPGNTFAVLIQLGAILAILLVYFQRLLKIALALPSSAVARRFVLSVLIAFLPAAVIGAAAHGFIKSVLFETPMLICIVLIVGGLVLYAIDQLPLKPRYTDVMDYPPSLAFKIGLFQCLAMIPGTSRSGATIAGALLMGTDKRSAAEFSFFLAMPTMVGAFTIDLYKNRDALSFDDVTLIAAGFIAAFVAGVFVVRSLLDFVSHRGFTPFAIWRIIIGVAGLIGLWLLG